The Pseudanabaena sp. ABRG5-3 genome includes the window AAACTAGAATATCAGCGATTGATGCAAGTATTAGACGATCGCCAATTATCGAAATTATCATTTAGTGAAGTTATTCAAACCATTTCTGCACAATTTATTGGGACAAGCTATCGTGAAGGATTATTAGATCAAGGGGAATCTGAAAAGCTATTTGTCTCGCTTACAGAATTTGACTGTGTGCTATTTGTGGAGACAGTTTTAGCATTCTCACGCAATTTACTGACAGCGAATCCCTCCTATGAGAACTTTGTCCAGAATATTCAAGAAGTTCGTTATGAGGACGGTAAGCTAGATGGCTATTGCAGTCGTTTACATTATTTCTCGGAATGGATACGCGATAATCAGAAGCGAGGTATTGTGAGCGATCGCACCGAGGAACTAGGGGGCATTCCGCTTAACAAGACCCTAAATTTTATGAGTAGTCATTGGCAAAAATATCCTCGCCTCAAAAATAGCAAAGCCAATTATCAATGTATTTTGGCGATGGAAAAGCGAATGGAATTAGAAATGCGATCGCAGCCATTGCGATATATTCCATCTCGTAAAATCCATTCCATCTATCCCTTATTAAAATCTGGCGATATTATTGCTGTAGTCACGGATCTCAAAGGTTTAGATACCACCCATACAGGATTAGTCTATCTCACTGCCAAAGATACAAGTTTTATCCATGCCTCACCATCAGGCAAAGTGAAAATCGCTCCTGATTTACAGCGTTATGTCGAGCGAGTTGATCATGCGATCGGCATCATGGTAGTCCGTCCAATTAATCCTTAAATCAAAAAAGGAACGTGCTATGCACGTTCCTTTTTTAATATTCTGATCGCCTAATTGTTAGACAAGCCCATTCCTGACGCTTCCAGAAAGTTGCGACCACCCACTTATGAGCATCAAGGGCATCGGCAACCTTGGGTACTTGCTCGATCAAAATCCCACTCAAAATCCCCCAGCCATTTTCACCGACCAGCTTATCGAAATAGGGAACCATATCAACAATGATGTCGGCAAGGATATTGCAGGTAAAACCATTGGCAGGAGCAGGCATATTTGCAATCAAATCTTGAATACTGCCTTCCTGTACCCAGATTTTTTCCTCAGGGATGTCATTGAGTTGACGATTGTGATTGGTCGCCTTGATTGCCAAAATATCGTTATCGATCGCATAGGTTTGGCTAGCACCAATTAACAAAGCACCGATACTGAGAATCCCTGAACCACAACCCACATCAGCAACCACGATATTATCCTCAGGCTTTGCCCCCCAAAGACGCATTTCTAAAGCTTCTAAACATAACTGTGTCGTTGCATGAGCGCCAGTACCAAAGGCACTCCCTGGATCAAGCCGTAAGATCTTGCGATCGCTATCTGTTGGTGGGTCAATCCAAGCAGGATAAATCACCAACATATCGCCAATTTCCTGCGGACTCCAATGTTGCTTCCAACTCGATGACCAGTCCTCATCATTAATGACAGTCCACTGAGTCATCGGTGCTTCGTAATTGCAGGCGATCGCATCTTGTTTGAGCCATAGAGCCAGAGCTGCTAAGTCCAAAACAGTTCCCTTCTCCATTGGCAAGTAACTATTCACACGGATCTGCCCATCTTTTTTATGAGTTACCATACCTTGGCAACCAAAATTTTGTAGTCGCCAAAAAATTTGCTCTTCTAAAGATTGTTCAGCGAGGACTTGGATTTCCCACCAGTTATTGATGATGATGCTCGAAGGTGACATCTGGCGCTTATGACTAATGTAGTTATGACTATTTTATGACTATGAGTATATTTATAGGATTACGAGACCTCGCGGCAAGCGCCGTTCATCGTAAGTATTTATCTTGCTCAAGTCTTGATCAGTCTTGGATATATTCTTGCTGCTGCAACAACGCTAATTCTGCACGTTGTGCTTCTCGTCCTAAATACGCTGCATGGTCGAACAGTGTAACAGGACAAAGCTGGGTTTTCTCAAAAATTTCTACACAGAGTTCCTTGGCCGTTCTACCTGTAAACAATTGCACGGCTTGGCGGTTGACCTTGCCTTTAGCAGGAATTGGTTTACCAGTTTCAGGATCAACTGCTAAACCTTGTTCATTTATGAAATTGCTATAGTGTTTCGCACAAATTAGGTTTTTTTGGCGATCAACATAAATAATAAAGTAGCCACTGGGATCGAGAGCTAGCGATCGCTTAGATAATTCATCGTCAATTTGATGGATTTGTTGAGCAAGTACATCCGTTTCCACAATCAGATTCATTCACTTTGAAACTTGAAAATATTTTGTCTAGATCCCCATGATACGACTTAATATAGCTATTTATAAATATGAGATGCTTCCTGACATATCCTTGCCCATAACTAGCCCATAATTAGCTCATAACTAGAGAGACGATCGCCATGCCAGCCAAAGTACTCGATGGACGTTACAAACTGATCAAAAAGCTCGGCGCAGGAGGTTTCGGGCAGGCTTTCATCGCTAGAGACATGCGCCGTCCCGGTTCCCCCCCCTGTGTAGTCAAGCAACTCAAACCCGCAAGTGACGATCCGACTTTTATCCGTGAGGCTAGACGATTATTTAACACTGAGGCAGAAACTCTCGAAAAACTCGGTAAGCATGATCAAATTCCCCAGTTGCTTGCCTATTTTGAAGAAGATAAGCAATTTTTCTTAGTTCAAGAATTTGTCGAAGGGCGATCGCTCCATGAAGAATTAAAAGCCCCCTTACCTGAAGTATCCGATCTTGATAATCAAACTCAAGAAAAGATTCTAGAGGAACTACAAAATATTGATGCACCAATTAGAGACAAGCAACTTGGCGAAGTTGAAGTACTCAAAATCTTGAAAGATGTCCTAGAAGTTTTAGAGTTTGTGCATTCTGAAGGAGTCATTCACCGCGATATTAAGCCAGATAATTTAATTCGCCGCAAAAAAGACCAAAAAATCGTCCTCATTGACTTTGGCGCAGTACGAGCCATGCAGGATGCGAATACCCAACTGGTTGCTAATGAGAAAGGGGAATCTCGATTTACCGTAACCATTGGAACCCCCGGCTATATGCCCAGTGAGCAATGTGCAGGTAGACCAAATTATAGTAGTGATATTTATGCGTTAGGGATGGTAGCAATCAAGGCGCTCACAGGTTATGCACCTACCGACTTACCCACCGATCCTGCGACAGGAGAATTAGTGTGGCGGGACAAAGCCAGAGTCAGTAATGGCTTAGCTATGGTTTTAACCAGAATGGTTCGCTATCACTATACTCAACGCTATCAGTCTGTCCGAGAGGTCAAACAAGGTATTACCACCTTTGCAACGATGACCGAAGTTGAACGCCAAGCCACCACAAGCAAGCTCGTTAGATCAACAATTTTAACGGAGTCAAGTCGGTTAACCACTTCTCAGTCTAATGCTAAGTCCACAGATCGCTCACCAAGCCGAAGATCAGTAGCTGCATCTTCTTCGTCTAGCTCCAACTCAGGAGTTCTATTTCTATTTGGAGGACTGCTGGCAGTGGTAGCCGTAATTGCAGCTTTTGCACTGCCTGCGATGATGCGGAGTAATCAGC containing:
- a CDS encoding serine/threonine-protein kinase, with translation MPAKVLDGRYKLIKKLGAGGFGQAFIARDMRRPGSPPCVVKQLKPASDDPTFIREARRLFNTEAETLEKLGKHDQIPQLLAYFEEDKQFFLVQEFVEGRSLHEELKAPLPEVSDLDNQTQEKILEELQNIDAPIRDKQLGEVEVLKILKDVLEVLEFVHSEGVIHRDIKPDNLIRRKKDQKIVLIDFGAVRAMQDANTQLVANEKGESRFTVTIGTPGYMPSEQCAGRPNYSSDIYALGMVAIKALTGYAPTDLPTDPATGELVWRDKARVSNGLAMVLTRMVRYHYTQRYQSVREVKQGITTFATMTEVERQATTSKLVRSTILTESSRLTTSQSNAKSTDRSPSRRSVAASSSSSSNSGVLFLFGGLLAVVAVIAAFALPAMMRSNQPSVIVNNQPSSAKPIATEEPSTQTPKTTSSEPINQAINLEVNKELTIPKTIFGSAVHTYRIQAKSGQVLSSTVAGNGVLITVFNAQGIILPDASNVLSANVPIAIDGEYTVQVKELGGNVEVPYQLTLGLKDTASSTTPTPLTTPPSGLPTPTAGTPTPPTPPTTGTPTTPSPTPTPPPPQIEIKVRNR
- the prmA gene encoding 50S ribosomal protein L11 methyltransferase, producing the protein MSPSSIIINNWWEIQVLAEQSLEEQIFWRLQNFGCQGMVTHKKDGQIRVNSYLPMEKGTVLDLAALALWLKQDAIACNYEAPMTQWTVINDEDWSSSWKQHWSPQEIGDMLVIYPAWIDPPTDSDRKILRLDPGSAFGTGAHATTQLCLEALEMRLWGAKPEDNIVVADVGCGSGILSIGALLIGASQTYAIDNDILAIKATNHNRQLNDIPEEKIWVQEGSIQDLIANMPAPANGFTCNILADIIVDMVPYFDKLVGENGWGILSGILIEQVPKVADALDAHKWVVATFWKRQEWACLTIRRSEY
- a CDS encoding N-acetylmuramoyl-L-alanine amidase-like domain-containing protein; amino-acid sequence: MPQTIKPFLLSVLLGISFSDYFIPNFKNIDHKDQILVTAKNTQDELKSPSPNSSPSFSPESSAEKLEYQRLMQVLDDRQLSKLSFSEVIQTISAQFIGTSYREGLLDQGESEKLFVSLTEFDCVLFVETVLAFSRNLLTANPSYENFVQNIQEVRYEDGKLDGYCSRLHYFSEWIRDNQKRGIVSDRTEELGGIPLNKTLNFMSSHWQKYPRLKNSKANYQCILAMEKRMELEMRSQPLRYIPSRKIHSIYPLLKSGDIIAVVTDLKGLDTTHTGLVYLTAKDTSFIHASPSGKVKIAPDLQRYVERVDHAIGIMVVRPINP
- a CDS encoding DUF4346 domain-containing protein: MNLIVETDVLAQQIHQIDDELSKRSLALDPSGYFIIYVDRQKNLICAKHYSNFINEQGLAVDPETGKPIPAKGKVNRQAVQLFTGRTAKELCVEIFEKTQLCPVTLFDHAAYLGREAQRAELALLQQQEYIQD